The following are encoded together in the Zingiber officinale cultivar Zhangliang chromosome 8A, Zo_v1.1, whole genome shotgun sequence genome:
- the LOC122009043 gene encoding eukaryotic translation initiation factor 3 subunit F-like isoform X2 — protein MAVLQFFPPFSPVVSAKIHAVVLFNICDCYVRRPDQADRVIGTLLGSVSDGVVEIKNSYAVPHNESADQVALDVDYHRNMYLSHLKVNPKEVLVGWFSTGFGVSGGSALIHEFYVKELKEAQSSIPPIHLTVDTRFKNGEASIKVDILKTTAVDKLPNDLEGMEASMERLYSLLDEIYKYVDDVVEGRVTPNNDIGRFLADTLASVPRMSTAAFDKVFNDKIQDNLALVYLSSLVKTQLGIAEKLNTAAQIL, from the exons ATGGCGGTGCTGCAGTTCTTCCCTCCTTTCTCGCCCGTCGTCTCCGCCAAGATCCACGCCGTCGTCCTCTTCAATATCTGCGACTGCTATGTCCGTCGCCCCGACCAGGCCGACCGCGTGATTGGAACCCTCCTCGGTTCCGTTTCTGATGGCGTCGTCGAGATCAAAAACTCCTACGCAGTTCCTCACAACGAGTCCGCCGACCAG GTTGCATTAGATGTCGATTACCATCGCAACATGTATTTGTCTCACCTAAAAGTTAATCCCAAGGAAGTACTTGTTGGATG GTTTTCGACTGGTTTTGGTGTTTCGGGTGGTAGTGCCTTGATACATGAATTCTATGTAAAAGAACTTAAAGAAGCACAAAGTTCCATTCCACCTATCCATCTCACTGTTGATACAAGGTTCAAAAATGGGGAGGCATCCATAAAAG TTGACATTTTGAAGACAACTGCTGTTGATAAGCTCCCTAATGATCTCGAAGGAATGGAAGCTTCAATGGAGAGATTGTATTCTCTGCTCGATGAGATTTACAAATATGTTGATGATGTTGTG GAGGGACGAGTAACCCCAAATAATGATATCGGGAGATTTCTGGCGGACACATTGGCTTCAGTTCCAAGAATGTCAACAGCAGCTTTTGACAAGGTCTTCAATGACAAGATTCAG GACAATCTAGCTTTAGTTTACTTATCAAGCCTCGTTAAAACACAACTCGGCATTGCAGAAAAGTTGAATACGGCCGCTCAGATATTGTAA
- the LOC122009043 gene encoding eukaryotic translation initiation factor 3 subunit F-like isoform X1, whose translation MAVLQFFPPFSPVVSAKIHAVVLFNICDCYVRRPDQADRVIGTLLGSVSDGVVEIKNSYAVPHNESADQVALDVDYHRNMYLSHLKVNPKEVLVGWFSTGFGVSGGSALIHEFYVKELKEAQSSIPPIHLTVDTRFKNGEASIKGYVSSNLSLGDRPLAAQFQEISLDLRMIEAERVGFDILKTTAVDKLPNDLEGMEASMERLYSLLDEIYKYVDDVVEGRVTPNNDIGRFLADTLASVPRMSTAAFDKVFNDKIQDNLALVYLSSLVKTQLGIAEKLNTAAQIL comes from the exons ATGGCGGTGCTGCAGTTCTTCCCTCCTTTCTCGCCCGTCGTCTCCGCCAAGATCCACGCCGTCGTCCTCTTCAATATCTGCGACTGCTATGTCCGTCGCCCCGACCAGGCCGACCGCGTGATTGGAACCCTCCTCGGTTCCGTTTCTGATGGCGTCGTCGAGATCAAAAACTCCTACGCAGTTCCTCACAACGAGTCCGCCGACCAG GTTGCATTAGATGTCGATTACCATCGCAACATGTATTTGTCTCACCTAAAAGTTAATCCCAAGGAAGTACTTGTTGGATG GTTTTCGACTGGTTTTGGTGTTTCGGGTGGTAGTGCCTTGATACATGAATTCTATGTAAAAGAACTTAAAGAAGCACAAAGTTCCATTCCACCTATCCATCTCACTGTTGATACAAGGTTCAAAAATGGGGAGGCATCCATAAAAGGTTATGTCTCTTCTAATTTGTCTCTTGGAGATAGACCACTTGCTGCACAATTTCAAGAAATTTCCTTGGATTTGAGGATGATTGAAGCAGAACGGGTTGGAT TTGACATTTTGAAGACAACTGCTGTTGATAAGCTCCCTAATGATCTCGAAGGAATGGAAGCTTCAATGGAGAGATTGTATTCTCTGCTCGATGAGATTTACAAATATGTTGATGATGTTGTG GAGGGACGAGTAACCCCAAATAATGATATCGGGAGATTTCTGGCGGACACATTGGCTTCAGTTCCAAGAATGTCAACAGCAGCTTTTGACAAGGTCTTCAATGACAAGATTCAG GACAATCTAGCTTTAGTTTACTTATCAAGCCTCGTTAAAACACAACTCGGCATTGCAGAAAAGTTGAATACGGCCGCTCAGATATTGTAA
- the LOC122009040 gene encoding uncharacterized protein LOC122009040 isoform X3, giving the protein MEGGEVRKVSREDIQLVQNLIERCLQLYMNQKEVIDTLSIQAKIEPSFTQLVWQKLEEENREFFEAYHVRLIVKNQIMVFNKLLEKQVEMMQTACPSGVSRMPLPNGSNSSSMHQPPLCYIPQHTSTSAQLDGMICDGGFPNAIMNGRPSQQEGIYLDNDSSILAESMNPSMSMLSSHDSNTAGIRGMHRTLVKSEPNYLNNSEFPFSNDSSILDTHQSIGDASVGSFSSSELTGQPLNDTLLDIDTSTLGFSHIPRNFSFSDLTDDFAHCTDILENYDRSPYLPHDSNNFSDSPGREFKEEDIKKLDTISEGVSYEDFGSD; this is encoded by the exons ATGGAGGGTGGGGAAGTCAGAAAGGTTTCTCGTGAGGACATACAACTG GTTCAGAACCTTATTGAGCGGTGCCTGCAGCTCTATATGAATCAAAAAGAAGTAATTGACACATTGTCTATTCAGGCAAAGATAGAGCCCAGTTTCACTCAACTTG TTTggcaaaaacttgaggaagagaatcgaGAATTTTTTGAGGCATATCATGTTAGACTCATTGTTAAGAACCAGATAATGGTTTTCAACAAGCTCCTTGAAAAACAAGTTGAGATGATGCAGACAGCATGCCCATCTGGTGTTTCTAGAATGCCTCTGCCCAATGGGTCTAATTCTTCTTCTA TGCATCAACCTCCGTTGTGCTATATACCTCAGCACACATCTACATCTGCCCAGCTTGATGGCATGATTTGTGATGGAGGTTTTCCAAATGCTATTATGAATGGAAGGCCATCACAACAAGAAGGAATCTACCTTGACAATGATTCCTCTATTCTTGCTGAGAGCATGAATCCTTCAATGAGTATGTTATCTTCACATGATTCCAACACAGCAGGGATTCGAGGAATGCACAGAACGCTAGTCAAGTCAGAACCTAACTACTTGAACAATTCTGAGTTTCCATTCAGTAATGATAGCAGCATCTTGGACACACACCAATCTATTGGCGATGCTTCAGTTGGATCATTCAGTAGCTCAGAATTGACTGGGCAACCATTAAATGATACTCTCTTGGATATTGACACTTCTACACTTGGATTTAGTCATATTCCTCGAAATTTCAGTTTTTCAGATTTAACAGATGATTTTGCTCACTGTACTG ACATTTTGGAGAATTATGATAGATCTCCTTATCTTCCACATGATTCAAATAACTTCTCAGACTCCCCAGGAAGGGAATTCAAAG AAGAAGACATTAAGAAACTAGACACCATTTCCGAAGGAGTCAGCTATGAAGATTTTGGAAGCGACTGA
- the LOC122009040 gene encoding uncharacterized protein LOC122009040 isoform X4: MEGGEVRKVSREDIQLVQNLIERCLQLYMNQKEVIDTLSIQAKIEPSFTQLVWQKLEEENREFFEAYHVRLIVKNQIMVFNKLLEKQVEMMQTACPSGVSRMPLPNGSNSSSMHQPPLCYIPQHTSTSAQLDGMICDGGFPNAIMNGRPSQQEGIYLDNDSSILAESMNPSMSMLSSHDSNTAGIRGMHRTLVKSEPNYLNNSEFPFSNDSSILDTHQSIGDASVGSFSSSELTGQPLNDTLLDIDTSTLGFSHIPRNFSFSDLTDDFAHCTDILENYDRSPYLPHDSNNFSDSPGREFKEDIKKLDTISEGVSYEDFGSD, from the exons ATGGAGGGTGGGGAAGTCAGAAAGGTTTCTCGTGAGGACATACAACTG GTTCAGAACCTTATTGAGCGGTGCCTGCAGCTCTATATGAATCAAAAAGAAGTAATTGACACATTGTCTATTCAGGCAAAGATAGAGCCCAGTTTCACTCAACTTG TTTggcaaaaacttgaggaagagaatcgaGAATTTTTTGAGGCATATCATGTTAGACTCATTGTTAAGAACCAGATAATGGTTTTCAACAAGCTCCTTGAAAAACAAGTTGAGATGATGCAGACAGCATGCCCATCTGGTGTTTCTAGAATGCCTCTGCCCAATGGGTCTAATTCTTCTTCTA TGCATCAACCTCCGTTGTGCTATATACCTCAGCACACATCTACATCTGCCCAGCTTGATGGCATGATTTGTGATGGAGGTTTTCCAAATGCTATTATGAATGGAAGGCCATCACAACAAGAAGGAATCTACCTTGACAATGATTCCTCTATTCTTGCTGAGAGCATGAATCCTTCAATGAGTATGTTATCTTCACATGATTCCAACACAGCAGGGATTCGAGGAATGCACAGAACGCTAGTCAAGTCAGAACCTAACTACTTGAACAATTCTGAGTTTCCATTCAGTAATGATAGCAGCATCTTGGACACACACCAATCTATTGGCGATGCTTCAGTTGGATCATTCAGTAGCTCAGAATTGACTGGGCAACCATTAAATGATACTCTCTTGGATATTGACACTTCTACACTTGGATTTAGTCATATTCCTCGAAATTTCAGTTTTTCAGATTTAACAGATGATTTTGCTCACTGTACTG ACATTTTGGAGAATTATGATAGATCTCCTTATCTTCCACATGATTCAAATAACTTCTCAGACTCCCCAGGAAGGGAATTCAAAG AAGACATTAAGAAACTAGACACCATTTCCGAAGGAGTCAGCTATGAAGATTTTGGAAGCGACTGA